In the genome of Dermacentor variabilis isolate Ectoservices chromosome 5, ASM5094787v1, whole genome shotgun sequence, one region contains:
- the Lfg gene encoding glutamate NMDA receptor-associated protein 1 lifeguard isoform X2, which yields MSYYDAEMGGLGSSYNGASAFSEKAIRHGFIRKVYGILMVQLAITGAFIALFIFEPNVQLYSRQHPGLYISAMVITFVLMIVLACCDSVRRAFPVNLVLLLLFTVCEGVLLGTVSSFYEVKEVMIAVGICTVVCLGLTLFAFQTKWDFTAMSGILFVCALVFMCFGFALIFIKGDIVRLVYACIGALLFSVYLVFDTQLMLGGNHKYSVSPEEYIFAALSLYVDVINLFLMILQIVGYANRD from the exons ATGTCCTACTATGATGCAGAAATGGGAGGGCTTGGCAGCTCTTATAATGGAGCATCCGCCTTCTCGGAAAAAGCGATCCGCCATG GGTTCATTCGCAAGGTGTACGGAATCCTCATGGTGCAGCTGGCCATCACAGGAGCATTCATTGCACTCTTCATATTTGA GCCAAACGTGCAACTATATTCACGACAGCACCCAGGACTCTACATATCTGCCAT GGTCATAACGTTTGTGCTCATGATCGTGCTTGCCTGCTGTGACAGTGTTCGTCGTGCGTTCCCTGTCAACTTGGTTCTGCTCTTGTTATTT ACTGTTTGTGAAGGTGTTCTGCTTGGCACAGTCTCAAG TTTCTACGAAGTGAAAGAAGTGATGATTGCTGTGGGAATCTGCACT GTTGTATGCCTCGGGCTGACCCTGTTTGCTTTCCAAACAAAG tgggACTTCACTGCAATGTCTGGCATCCTGTTCGTGTGCGCCTTGGTCTTCATGTGCTTCGGCTTTGCCCTGATTTTCATCAAAGGAGAT ATTGTGCGTCTGGTCTACGCGTGCATTGGAGCCCTCCTCTTTTCTGTG TACCTAGTTTTCGACACTCAGCTGATGCTTGGTGGCAACCACAAGTATTCCGTGTCGCCGGAGGAGTACATCTTTGCAGCACTGAGTCTCTACGTGGATGTCATCAACCTCTTCCTCATGATCCTGCAAATCGTTGGTTATGCCAACAGAGACTGA